In the genome of Coturnix japonica isolate 7356 chromosome 19, Coturnix japonica 2.1, whole genome shotgun sequence, one region contains:
- the CCDC183 gene encoding coiled-coil domain-containing protein 183 codes for MLSRRADMNQQIQELRYIIALQEKGKTFSRQLCEEKLNQNKKLLSQLHEALQEDIHALDVAQKYDQRIIAKFSRKQKYLCGKTAQGAQEKLRSSIFNQVNSCNALLHEVKQRSQARDVLQWRLQQLLDERIADKRLQEQVQTIRQLENNIEKMYMKIHAGQKVTVLYLALRDVLKKELDYLLLHLDLVHILAGAYQVEVPDRELLASVALKSSEISRRDLTMLEARFMEEEEFRHHTLSTQKVQTDWLWLKEASKKHTRGQGRYDLGVDFPSMLAQDSALGYQLHATRSQIEHESFVTAEVEKAKAAVQCSRVWDITSKLLAQQKSTAELEEHIRACKEKRRALKDTLQELELKHAELKFHQPPSTISCKKLEAELRERLQQEEARLEEVRAQYVRNQELLLQFENGVDNLVIRLHGIDVPDQDLPVEFKGVDEKLQYCRQKLQHLAQRVSSLSAHVYSSDEDNETFVKVRNLLEKTTAKEPWNMKIPLEDKGSGMQAPSDFVDEDQDQVLTREDIKKQGLHLIESKMRIKRRS; via the exons aTGCTGAGCCGCAGGGCAGACATGAACCAGCAGATCCAGGAGCTGCGCTACATCATCGCCTTGCAAG AGAAAGGGAAGACGTTTTCCAGGCAGTTGTGTGAGGAAAAGCTAAACCAGaacaaaaagctgctttccCAGCTGCATGAGGCATTGCAGGAGGACATCCATGCGCTGGACGTCGCCCAGAAG TATGACCAGCGCATCATCGCTAAgttcagcagaaagcagaagtacTTGTGTGGCAAAACTGCGCAG GGAGCCCAAGAGAAGCTCCGGAGCAGCATCTTCAACCAGGTGAACTCCTGCAATGCGCTGCTGCACGAGGTCAAGCAGCGGAGCCAGGCCCGGGATGTGCTGCAGTGgcggctgcagcagctgctggatgagAGGATCGCTGACAAGCGGCTCCAGGAGCAAGTGCAG ACGATTCGCCAGCTGGAGAACAACATTGAGAAGATGTACATGAAAATCCACGCCGGGCAGAAGGTGACGGTGCTGTACCTGGCACTGCGGGATGTCCTGAAGAAG gagctggactATCTGCTTTTGCATCTGGATCTCGTACACATCTTGGCTGGGGCGTATCAAGTGGAGGTGCCGGACAGGGAGCTTTTGGCTTCGGTTGCTCTCAAATCCAGTGAGATCAGCAGG aGGGACCTGACCATGCTGGAAGCCCGGTTCATGGAAGAGGAGGAGTTCAGACACCACACCCTGTCTACCCAGAAGGTGCAAACCGACTGGCTGTGGCTCAAGGAAGCGAGCAAAAAGCACACGAGAGGG CAAGGCAGGTATGACCTGGGTGTGGACTTCCCCTCCATGCTGGCGCAGGACTCAGCGCTGG GCTACCAGCTGCATGCCACCAGGTCGCAGATTGAGCACGAGTCCTTTGTGACGGCGGAGGTGGAGAAAGCCAAGGCTGCGGTGCAGTGCTCCCGTGTCTGG GACATCACCAGcaagctgctggcacagcagaaatccacagcagagctggaggagcacaTCAGGGCCTGCAAGGAGAAGCGGCGGGCGCTGAAGGACAcgctgcaggagctggagctgaagcATGCGGAGCTGAAGTTTCACCAGCCCCCAAGTACTATCAG CTGCAAGaagctggaggcagagctgcGGGAGcgcctgcagcaggaggaggccCGGCTGGAGGAGGTACGAGCCCAGTACGTGAGgaaccaggagctgctgctgcagtttgagAACGGCGTCGACAACCTTGTCATCCGTCTGCATGGCATCGACGTGCCTGACCAG GATCTCCCCGTCGAGTTCAAAGGGGTAGATGAGAAGCTGCAGTACTGcaggcagaagctgcagcacCTGGCTCAGCGTGTGAGCTCCCTGTCTGCCCACGTTTACAGCTCTGACGAGGACAATGAG ACTTTTGTGAAGGTCAGGAATTTATTGGAGAAAACGACTGCAAAAGAGCCATGGAACATGAAGATTCCCTTGGAGGACAAGGGCTCTGGGATGCAAG ctCCCTCTGATTTTGTTGATGAGGACCAGGACCAGGTTCTCACCCGGGAGGACATCAAGAAGCAGGGGCTGCACCTGATAGAAAGCAAGATGAGAATCAAGAGGAGATCGTGA
- the SBDS gene encoding ribosome maturation protein SBDS, whose product MSIFTPTNQIRLTNVAVVRARRAGKRFEIACYRNKVMGWRSGAEKDIDEVLQTHTVFVNVSKGQVAKKEDLVRAFGTDDQTEICKVILSKGELQVSDKERQTQLEQMFRDIATIVADKCVNPETKRPYTVILIERAMKDIHYSVKPNKSTKQQALEVIRQLKETMQIERAHMRLRFILPIKEGKKLKEKLKPLIKVIENEDFHDQLEIVCLIDPGCFREIDELIRSETKGKGTLEVLSLKDVEEGDEKLE is encoded by the exons ATGTCCATCTTCACCCCCACCAACCAGATCCGCCTCACTAACGTGGCCGTGGTGAGGGCACGGCGAGCCGGGAAGCGCTTCGAGATCGCGTGTTACCGTAATAAAGTCATGGGATGGCGCAGCGGAGC GGAGAAGGATATTGACGAGGTCCTGCAGACCCACACGGTGTTTGTCAATGTTTCCAAAGGCCAAGTGGCAAAGAAGGAAGACCTGGTCCGGGCGTTTGGAACAGATGACCAAACAGAAATCTGTAAAGTG ATTCTATCGAAAGGGGAGTTGCAGGTATCAGACAAAGAACGACAAACGCAGCTGGAGCAGATGTTCAGGGACATTGCAACTATTGTGGCTGACAAATGCGTGAACCCTGAGACAAAGAGGCCGTACACTGTAATCCTTATAGAAAGGGCCATGAAGGATATTCACTACTCTGTCAAACCAAACAAGAGCACTAAGCAGCAG GCACTGGAAGTGATCAGACAGTTAAAGGAGACCATGCAGATTGAACGCGCTCACATGAGGTTACGATTTATTCTTCCAataaaggaggggaaaaaactgaaagagaagctCAAGCCACTAATTAAAGTTATCGAGAATGAAGACTTTCATGACCAGTTAGAAATT GTGTGCCTTATTGACCCGGGCTGCTTCAGAGAGATCGATGAGCTGATCCGGTCTGAGACCAAAGGGAAAGGAACACTGGAAGTGCTCAGTCTGAAAGATGTGGAGGAAGGAGACGAAAAGCTTGAATAA